A stretch of the Larimichthys crocea isolate SSNF chromosome IX, L_crocea_2.0, whole genome shotgun sequence genome encodes the following:
- the purbb gene encoding transcriptional regulator protein Pur-beta, whose protein sequence is MVELKMADGDSGSERGGSSGGGGGGGGGFQHFQRDQETQELASKRLDIQNKRFYLDVKQNSKGRFIKIAEVGAGGSKSRLTLSLSVAAEFRDYLGDFIEHYAQLGPSSPEQIAQASVGEDGGPRRALKSEFLVRENRKYYLDLKENQRGRFLRIRQTVNRGPGFGVGGPVGGMLAGQTIALPAQGLIEFRDALAKLIDDYGGDDEELTGGMAAGGYSELPEGTSIMVDSKRFFFDVGSNKYGVFLRVSEVKPSYRNSITIPFKAWGKFGGAFSRYAEEMKEIQERQRDKMYERRDESEGDDVDDD, encoded by the coding sequence ATGGTGGAGCTGAAGATGGCGGATGGAGACAGCGGGAGTGAGCGCGGTGGTAGcagcgggggaggaggaggtggcggcggcggcTTCCAGCACTTCCAGAGGGACCAGGAGACCCAGGAGCTGGCGTCCAAGCGACTGGACATCCAGAACAAACGCTTCTACCTGGACGTCAAGCAGAACAGCAAGGGCAGGTTCATCAAAATCGCCGAGGTCGGGGCCGGGGGCTCGAAGAGCCGCTTGACCCTCTCCCTGTCGGTGGCGGCGGAGTTCCGTGACTACCTCGGGGATTTCATCGAGCACTACGCCCAGCTCGGGCCTAGCAGCCCGGAGCAGATAGCCCAGGCCAGCGTGGGTGAGGACGGAGGGCCCAGGCGAGCTCTCAAGAGCGAGTTTCTCGTCCGGGAAAACCGCAAATACTACCTGGACTTGAAGGAGAACCAACGGGGGAGGTTCCTCCGGATCCGGCAGACCGTAAACCGTGGACCTGGCTTTGGAGTTGGGGGCCCTGTGGGCGGCATGCTGGCCGGGCAGACCATAGCCCTCCCGGCGCAGGGGCTCATAGAGTTCAGAGACGCCCTGGCTAAGCTCATAGATGACTACGGGGGTGACGACGAGGAGCTGACCGGGGGCATGGCCGCCGGGGGCTACAGCGAGCTCCCCGAGGGCACCTCCATCATGGTGGACTCCAAACGGTTCTTTTTCGACGTCGGCTCCAACAAATACGGAGTGTTCCTGCGGGTGAGCGAGGTGAAGCCCAGCTACAGGAACTCTATCACCATCCCGTTCAAAGCCTGGGGCAAGTTCGGCGGAGCGTTCAGCCGGTACGCcgaggagatgaaggagatcCAGGAGCGGCAGCGGGATAAGATGTACGAGAGGAGAGACGAGTCCGAGGGGGACGACGTGGACGACGACTGA